Proteins encoded in a region of the Anopheles aquasalis chromosome 2, idAnoAquaMG_Q_19, whole genome shotgun sequence genome:
- the LOC126570242 gene encoding Krueppel-like factor 9, translating to MDYGSYEHSTEDFLANGFYHFYNELQDEYTHVEYEPVELSLPSVQPLLSNADPPDTIQRNGTELQSTGSEEILHILDDVVDLQFELGVENFVLEYNCVDFSQLGDNKLQLPEKTYLCDDSCEAFIRQATATGDFVRRISEEPSYQAYPPGPSSKPGTKLKEFTEPDSTTGTFVCPFETCRKVYAKPVHLKAHLRRHIGDKPYQCKWPDCHWRFSRSDELSRHFRSHSGVKPYRCTYCPKCFSRSDHLAKHRKVHERKMAGKLKEGVYSESVPVRGRPGRKPKQTGKRSSQ from the coding sequence ATGGATTACGGCAGCTACGAACATTCGACGGAGGATTTTCTGGCAAATGGATTCTACCATTTTTACAACGAGTTACAGGACGAGTATACACACGTAGAGTATGAACCGGTGGAGCTCTCCTTACCGAGCGTTCAGCCGTTGCTCAGCAACGCCGATCCGCCGGATACGATtcagcgaaacggaacggaactccAATCAACAGGCTCGGAAGAAATTCTACATATTCTGGACGATGTCGTGGATCTACAGTTTGAGCTCGGTGTGGAAAACTTCGTCCTGGAATACAATTGTGTCGATTTTAGTCAGCTGGGGGACAATAAGTTGCAGCTACCGGAAAAGACGTATCTTTGTGACGATTCCTGTGAAGCCTTCATTCGTCAAGCGACTGCAACGGGTGATTTCGTGCGCCGGATAAGTGAAGAGCCATCTTACCAGGCATATCCACCAGGGCCATCGTCGAAACCGGGTACGAAACTGAAGGAATTCACCGAGCCAGATTCGACGACCGGTACTTTCGTGTGTCCTTTCGAAACCTGCCGCAAGGTGTACGCTAAGCCGGTCCATTTGAAGGCACACCTTCGTCGACACATTGGCGATAAACCGTACCAGTGCAAGTGGCCCGATTGCCATTGGCGGTTCTCGCGGTCGGATGAACTTTCGCGCCACTTCCGCTCACATTCCGGTGTGAAACCGTACCGCTGTACCTACTGTCCAAAGTGTTTCTCTCGATCGGACCATCTAGCCAAGCATCGGAAAGTACACGAACGAAAAATGGCCGGCAAGCTGAAGGAAGGAGTATACTCAGAGTCAGTCCCAGTGAGGGGAAGACCGGGACgtaaaccaaaacaaacaggGAAGAGATCCTCGCAATGA